One genomic window of Haliotis asinina isolate JCU_RB_2024 chromosome 4, JCU_Hal_asi_v2, whole genome shotgun sequence includes the following:
- the LOC137281682 gene encoding uncharacterized protein, which produces MFASNVSSNDTDEEKCGNAVNMYNVFKPFIIILNTVGLHMPMERGTVANAISIVYCVISQLLIWITLCRYFIPYTDEIQTVGSLAATLSYAGFQVSGTYVCIATCVTINKHLPKFFKKYNSYREKYSSAVDNVTLRRTMKLFLILAASLNIILAPFLYFMSLHRVHIGVIYLRPIKLLPPEYFPAAKAVFFIVFQVVVSQAALTLAFFTFLTYCLFKEFKQLNVELSTLFQKNEGTASTMCIERIRRQFEDTCSLVDTINKVFMHMIGSAYFALVPIICLILYVFIHAESMTKEYSMLITCILFSTAVVAASLYTSVVLNIKAHSSLMYLLVADFPELSDKDLHIIHIFITRLTTTKIGYTIYSLFTIDSSTILMLLGTLVTYVEVILQF; this is translated from the exons ATGTTTGCTTCAAATGTTTCCTCAAATGACACTGACGAAGAAAAATGTGGAAATGCTGTGAACATGTACAACGTGTTCAAGCCGTTTATAATAATACTAAACACAGTTGGCTTGCATATGCCGATGGAAAGAGGAACAGTGGCCAATGCAATAAGCATCGTGTACTGTGTCATCAGCCAACTGTTGATATGGATCACACTGTGTCGGTACTTCATTCCATACACAGATGAGATCCAAACCGTTGGATCACTGGCAGCAACACTGTCATACGCAGGATTTCAAGTTAGTGGTACTTATGTTTGCATTGCCACATGTGTCACTATAAACAAGCACCTGCCAAAGTTCTTCAAAAAGTATAACTCATACAGAGAAAAGTACTCCTCTGCCGTGGATAACGTAACTCTCAGACGCACCATGAAACTGTTTCTGATCCTTGCTGCCTCTCTGAACATAATACTGGCGCCTTTTCTatacttcatgtcacttcacCGTGTCCACATTGGTGTCATATATCTAAGACCGATAAAACTGCTCCCGCCAGAGTACTTCCCTGCAGCAAAAGCTGTATTCTTCATTGTGTTCCAGGTCGTTGTGTCACAAGCAGCACTCACTCTAGCATTTTTCACTTTCCTTACCTACTGCTTATTCAAGGAGTTCAAACAATTGAACGTTGAGTTAAGCACTTTGTTTCAGAAGAACGAGGGAACTGCATCGACTATGTGTATTGAGAGAATTCGTCGACAGTTTGAAGACACATGCTCTCTTGTTGATACGATTAACAAAGTTTTCATGCACATGATTGGATCTGCTTATTTTGCATTGGTTCCCATCATTTGTCTCATACTGTATGTTTTCATACACGCTGAATCGATGACGAAGGAATATAGCATGTTGATAACATGTATACTATTCAGTACCGCTGTTGTCGCAGCATCGCTTTACACTTCAGTGGTCTTGAATATCAAG GCTCATTCCTCTCTGATGTACCTTTTGGTGGCTGATTTCCCTGAACTTTCAGATAAAGATCTACACATT ATCCACATATTTATCACAAGACTCACCACCACCAAGATAGGGTACACTATATACAGTCTCTTCACAATTGATTCCTCAACAATCCTGATG CTCCTCGGGACTTTGGTGACGTACGTCGAGGTGATACTGCAGTTTTAA
- the LOC137281683 gene encoding cell death-inducing p53-target protein 1 homolog, with product MSKDCVSPPAYQPQQDYGPQQQAYGPQQAYGPPQQGYAPPQQGYGPGQNPPYTYPPTMMMPQQPIQQPACTNVVVQQPASHSTVIVKQKGSVNHCLHFWITLIFFPWIFVWIALCICN from the exons ATGTCGAAGGATTGTGTTTCTCCACCAGCATATCAACCCCAACAGGACTATGGGCCACAACAACAGGCTTATGGACCACAACAGGCTTATGGACCACCACAGCAGGGCTACGCACCACCCCAACAGGGCTATGGACCAGGGCAAAATCCACCTTATACATACCCACCTACAATG ATGATGCCACAACAGCCGATTCAGCAGCCAGCATGTACCAACGTTGTTGTGCAACAACCGGCGTCGCATTCGACGGTGATTGTAAAACAAAAAGG GTCTGTTAACCATTGTCTTCACTTCTGGATTACTTTAATCTTCTTCCCGTGGATATTTGTCTGGATTGCCCTG TGTATCTGTAACTGA